The following is a genomic window from Candidatus Parvarchaeota archaeon.
TGGTGACCACTTTCAATCCTTCTGATAAAGTCAAATGCAATCTTATGGTTGATGAGAAGAGCAAGAAAAGCGAAACGTTCCAGTACGCAACTGCCTACCAGGCATCAGAAACAGTAAAACTTACAGACGCTCAACACAAAGTTTATGTCAAATGTGAATTTCCCTCAAAAGAAATTCTAAATTCCGAAAAAGCTAATTTTACTGTAGTGTCAAGACCGATAATCACACTTGCCTCTCCTGCAAAAAATTGGTATCCAGATCCAGATTACAACAACTCAACCGCAACAGATGATTTTTCATATAACGTGTATTTCTACTCGCTTTCGCCTGGTGCAAGTAATACCAACACTGGCGTATCGAGTCGCAGCTGCAAATTTGTAATTGACAAAGCTCTTGTTGAAAGAGAAACTGTGCTTGACAACTATACAAACAGTGAAGCTATAGCAGTATCAAGCATACCTAGATTTGAAGGCAAGCACAAATGGCAGGTCATCTGCACTGACACAAACGGGGCTGTTGGCAAAAGCGAGAAGCGCAACTTTAGGCACAGGCAAAAAATCACCATCGTGCCTGTAACCCAACGCAATGCCCAATTTAACAGTGCAGATGATATCGCTCTCAAATTCAACGCCATCTCAACCAAAAAGCTTGAATGCAGGGTGACTGTTGATGGCGTTGAAGGGGAAAAAATGAAGCTTAAGGCTAACACAAATTCCCAAAAAGAATTCACCTATCGTACAAGTGTCGTCTATCCAACCAAACCCCATACTTGGAATGTATTTTGTAAATCCGGCGATAATGTGGTTAAAAGTGATACCTATTCTTTCACTGTAGGTCCGCTTTAAAGATGCAGCAAGACAGTCCTTAATCAAATGCGGAAATAAATACGCTATGCCCTAAAATAGATTTGAACATCCTACATTGAGACTAAAAGCAGACCAGAAGTCTGAACAAAAGGTGAGAAAATATGAACCTAACCTCAAATGTGAATTTGCTGGCAGTGCTTATTGCAACTTTTGCAAGCATGGCAATTGGGATGATGTGGTACTCAAATGCCCTTTTTGGAAAAGCATTTTTAAATGCAGTGGGGGCTAGCACATCAAAGGCAAAAAAAGATTTACAGAAACAGGACATGGGCAAAACATACGGGCTTATGCTGCTCTCCTTTGCTTTCATGGCGTTTGTGCTTGCAAACATCTTGCCATATCTTGGAGCAAACAACGCAATTGAAGGCGCGCTTGCTGGTTTTTGGCTGTGCGCCGGTTTTGTTGTGACCACAAGTGCAAGCGGGGTGCTTTTTGAGAAAAGGAAGCTTGAGCTATATCTTATCAGCAACGGCTACTACCTTGTTTGCGGGGCTGTGATGGGGGCCATAATCGCAATAATTACATAAATAAGGCATGAAAAATCACCAATCGGTAAATAAGCCCAAATTTGATTTTTGGCAAAAGCATGAAAGGCTGGCAACAGGCCTTGCTTGAAAAGAACTGCCGCCTCGCCTGTGTTTGGCTATTGTAGCAATGCTTATAAATATTGTGCAAACAATGTAAAATGGGCAAAAGCTGTTTTTAATTATTGGTTTTACAAGGTAGCTTTTGCAGCATTGTTCTGAAAAGCAGCATTGTTCTGAAAATCGAAACGCGCGGACCAGCAAAAAATTCTGACCAGTGAAAAACGGCAGATAAAACATCACTCCTTGGTGATATTATGCCTGAAGATACATTATTGCCTGAAAAAATAAGCAACATGAAGACAGGCACGACAACAGTCGGGCTTGTATGCTCTGATGGCATAATCATGGCTGCGGACAAGCGTGCATCAATGGGTTATTTTATCGCTTCCCGCGATGTGCAAAAAATATTTCAGATTGATGACAAGCTTTCAATGACTATTGCTGGTGGTGTTGGAGACGCACAAGAGCTAATCAGGCTCCTAAAAGCGGAATCCAAGCTCTACAGGCTAAAATACGGCAAACCGCTAACTGCCAAAGCGGCGGCAACCTTGCTTGCAAATCTTTTATATTCATACAAATTCTTCCCGTTCTATGTCCAGCTTCTGGTTGGAGGGACTGAAGACAAGCCTGAGATTTATTCTCTTGACCCGCTTGGCGGCATGACTGAGGAAAAATACTGCTCAACAGGAAGCGGCTCGCCAGTCGCTTACGGAGTTTTAGAAGAGATGTTCAATGCAGGCGGCTCTGTAAAAGACAACATGAAAGTTGCGGTAAAGGCTGTGGCGGCGGCAATGAAGCGCGATTGCGCGACAGGTGAGGGGATAGACCTAGTCACAATAACAAAATCCGGCTTTAAAAAACACGACAAGGAAGAGATAGCAAAACTTGCATAAACTGTCAATAAAATTTGGCGCAGAAGGCAATCTGACCATCAAGCCACAAGTAAATCATCCCAGGCGTCCATTTGTCTTAAGCATAATCTTGCCATTTGCATAAAGCGCAGTTTCTAAAGGCAATCCGCGCCCGACGGGGTCTTTTGGGCATCACGGCCGGTTTTCTGCACTGCGGTGCCTTTGTGTTTGAAAAACATGCAGTTCAAGAGGAGATTTGTTGGAACTAAAGGAAATAGAAAAAAAAATCGCGGAGATAATACCGGCAGACTGCGATCTGTCAAAAATAGAGCCCGAGGGCCTTGACATAGTCATCTACCTGAAAAACATCAATCAATTCTACAAAAACGACCAGATGATTCGCAGGCTTGCAAGCGCTGTCAGAAAGCGCGTTTTTATCCGCTCCGACCCCTCGTCGCTTACAAATCCTGAGGACTCGCTTGCAGCAATCAAGTCCCTGGTTCCTGCAGAGGCCGGTGTCACTGAAATCAACTTCAACCCTGATTTTTGCGAAGTCAACATAGAGGCCCTAAAGCCCGGGCTTGTGATAGGCAAGGGAGGCCTCACTCTTCGCTCCATAATACAAAAGACTGGCTGGGCCCCAAATGTTCTTAGGACCCCCACAATGGACTCAAGCACAATACGGGGGGTCAGAAAGTCCTTGTTGCGCGAGGCTGCCCACAGGAAAAAATTCCTCATTAACCTTGGCAAGAAAATCTGCACAACAGTGCCAAAAAGCGACTGGGTCAAGATAACCGCCCTTGGCGGCTTCCAGGAAGTTGGACGGTCCTGCACACTGGTCCAAACCCCGCACAGCAAAGTCCTGATAGACTGCGGCATTAATCCTGACACTTCAGACAACACGCGCACCTATCCATATCTAAACGCCCTTGGCTTTGAGCCTGCGCAGCTGGATGCAGTAATCCTCACTCACGCACACCTAGACCATTCGGGCTTTTTGCCCTACCTCTATGCCTATGGCTTTGAAGGGCCCGTCTACTGCACCACCCCGACAAGGGAGCTTGTCACGCTTTTGCAGATGGATTATCTGAATCTTGTGAACAAGAACACGGAGCAGGGGGCCCCTTATGGCGTCAAGGACATCCAAAAACAGCTTGCGCACATGATAACCCTGGATTACTGGGAAGTGATGGACATCACTCCGGAAATCAAGCTGACCTACTACAATGCAGGGCACATGCTAGGAAGTGCCATAGTGCACTTGCACATAGGGGAGGGGCTGCACAACCTTGTTTTCAGCGGCGACATTAAGTATGGCTACTCAAAGCTGTTCGACCAGGCAGTAACCTCCTTCCCGCGCTGCGAGACGCTTTTCATTGAAAGCACTTACGGCGGAAGGGACGACATCATGTCAAACAGGTTTGACTCTGACAAGCGCCTGTTTGGCCTTATAAACCAGACAATAGAGAAAAAGGGCAAGATAATAATACCAGTGTTCTCGGTTGGCAGGGCCCAGGAAATCATGCTTGTGCTAGAGGAGCAGATGTCCAAGAATCCCAAATACAATTTTCCAGTATATCTGGACGGAATGATTCTTGAGGCGTCTGCAATACACACAGCATACCCGCAATACCTTCGCCACAATGTGCAAATGAGGATACTCTCAAACGATTCCCCTTTTGAGTCGCACATTTTTGAAACTGTAAAGACCGACAGGAAAGCAATAGTCGAAGGCGACCCGGCAGTCATTCTTGCGCCATCTGGCATGATGTCTGGAGGCCCCATTCTTGAGTACTTCAGGCTTCTTGCAGACGACCCGAAAAACATGCTCATGTTTGTCGGCTACCAGTCAACGCAGTCGCTAGGCAGGAAAGTGCAGCGGGGCATGAAGGAAGTGCCAATAATGTCGGAGGCTGGCAGAAGCGAGATGATACGGGTCAACATGCAGGTCCAGTCAGTGGAGGGCTACTCTGGCCACTCAGACCGCCACCAGCTAATCTCGTTTCTGAAAAACATTAAGCCAAAGCCTGAAAAAGTCTTCACACTGCATGGGGATGAGACAAAGTGCGAGGATTTGGCAAGAAGCATAAGCAAGATGATGCACATTGATGCCAGGGCCCCAATGGACCTTGATGCAATCAGGCTCAAGTAGGACTGTTTTGCACTTGTGGCTAGCTATT
Proteins encoded in this region:
- a CDS encoding DUF1761 domain-containing protein, with amino-acid sequence MNLTSNVNLLAVLIATFASMAIGMMWYSNALFGKAFLNAVGASTSKAKKDLQKQDMGKTYGLMLLSFAFMAFVLANILPYLGANNAIEGALAGFWLCAGFVVTTSASGVLFEKRKLELYLISNGYYLVCGAVMGAIIAIIT
- the psmB gene encoding archaeal proteasome endopeptidase complex subunit beta, with the protein product MKTGTTTVGLVCSDGIIMAADKRASMGYFIASRDVQKIFQIDDKLSMTIAGGVGDAQELIRLLKAESKLYRLKYGKPLTAKAAATLLANLLYSYKFFPFYVQLLVGGTEDKPEIYSLDPLGGMTEEKYCSTGSGSPVAYGVLEEMFNAGGSVKDNMKVAVKAVAAAMKRDCATGEGIDLVTITKSGFKKHDKEEIAKLA
- a CDS encoding beta-CASP ribonuclease aCPSF1, which gives rise to MLELKEIEKKIAEIIPADCDLSKIEPEGLDIVIYLKNINQFYKNDQMIRRLASAVRKRVFIRSDPSSLTNPEDSLAAIKSLVPAEAGVTEINFNPDFCEVNIEALKPGLVIGKGGLTLRSIIQKTGWAPNVLRTPTMDSSTIRGVRKSLLREAAHRKKFLINLGKKICTTVPKSDWVKITALGGFQEVGRSCTLVQTPHSKVLIDCGINPDTSDNTRTYPYLNALGFEPAQLDAVILTHAHLDHSGFLPYLYAYGFEGPVYCTTPTRELVTLLQMDYLNLVNKNTEQGAPYGVKDIQKQLAHMITLDYWEVMDITPEIKLTYYNAGHMLGSAIVHLHIGEGLHNLVFSGDIKYGYSKLFDQAVTSFPRCETLFIESTYGGRDDIMSNRFDSDKRLFGLINQTIEKKGKIIIPVFSVGRAQEIMLVLEEQMSKNPKYNFPVYLDGMILEASAIHTAYPQYLRHNVQMRILSNDSPFESHIFETVKTDRKAIVEGDPAVILAPSGMMSGGPILEYFRLLADDPKNMLMFVGYQSTQSLGRKVQRGMKEVPIMSEAGRSEMIRVNMQVQSVEGYSGHSDRHQLISFLKNIKPKPEKVFTLHGDETKCEDLARSISKMMHIDARAPMDLDAIRLK